The genomic region tctagtacatgacaaagcaatagcgcagtagcttttgagtctaaattattaaaggtaagttaaaatattggtttattttacgcagtaccatccgcatacgcataagttgtggttaactatgcgcatgcgcatgcggttcataatttgttttgactcgcgatatataaacaaggaTATCACTCATGCATAACagacaaacatatatacacatccaaataaattattacataagtaattgtttcacatgcctgcccaacatgggacttagggctccaaaatacatttacaattacctgcctaagattagggcttacggcacaaactactctagtaatcctccttcaaaaacccatcaagcggcatcgtcgggtcagccgcaaacgcattgatcaaagggatagggatggacttgattgcctcttccgcctccagcagcgccgcggccgttccctcctttaatttcttttggacaatgtcggggaacggtggagttaggccgcatgcctggatcacttcccgcacagccttgctcacctcatggtccttgaccgcatcgacataggcattaaaccggtcggacacgggctcggagtccatcactttctgCGCAATTGCGGGAAGTGCGGTGCGCAGCATTGTCATATCTGCCTCGGCCAGCTCGCGGTTGGTAACCGCATCGTCCCTCTCCCTCGTCACCTTTTCCAACTCCAGCCTCACTCGCTCAGTTTCCCCCTTTGCCTGATCAACCGCACTCACAAGCTCTTGGttcttttttctttcttgaatcaaggaggtcttggtttcggccgcagtcaattcaacagctttgcgggcctcctcagcagcgtccctgtccttctttgcctgatctacacccgcctgcagcaaacccaactccacctctttgcgcagtgcaacatcgtataggctggaggatcgacgggcttgatccgcaaacatcccaaagaataccagcccgttctggataaaggcgttgagcgcctggttaaacggcagcgcggccagttgctcgcggaactctgctgggaagatttgctgcaagaatgcagattgctccgcagcattttctgcggaggactggcaaagttggcggaggttggcaacacggaagctgccttgcggaggaggtaatgtagactcagactcgacggagatcgccttgtctttggatgtggcagtggcctgcagctcggggttgacccgcggtgttgttggctgcgtctcctccacatgctctgcaaaatactcagattagtacgcagatttttctacgcggtatacatgcgaaaaaataaacgctcaccattaatggggggaggtaggtctgcggaccgcggctcgatggcaacaaaattgtcgttgcgcatatcctccagctgcttaggagtcttcttcttcttcttctgagcctcggacgtcccagccgccttgcgtttattgcctgactccgccggcgattcctccacatgttcgctagcagctgcctgctctagctgtttgtccacatcctgcttgcggaaagagatcccagcaatctcctccgcggtaagcaccttcttcatcctcatctctgcaaacaataaacgcctgcgttagaaaatatacaaaaatttatgtaagtacgcgtttatgctattcctaccctttccatcggggccaactatggccggccgcacatcctcccaaggccaatacgcggagatcttccccaaccgcagcataacattaccatacgaacggtgcaccagttgtgcgttgacgcactgcttcaacaaccttttctcctcgtcatccaacgctggcatcttgttcacatctttttctaccttctcgcaccaaatgagcgtctgcgggaagccagtgcctactacggtctggtcgacgaagaaaaaagtttctttccaacttcccgcattcgatttcggggtttttgtgaaattttggcgtgcgaagaaggtgaaccaagatttatggtggttggctaagcggaataggtggcaaaaaaccttcaccaatggtactgtgtcgagtgcaacacaccacatctcgaatagaacgattttgcctatagcatacgggtgcaattgccctagccctactttgaaatgatctagtacgcctaaaaagaagtcggtgggtggaaccctaaaattaccatgcttaaaagcatgtttgtagatcgccaccttattctctggtggctgatgggctcgctggctaggcagtggtggtaccggattgtaacccgcaagaggggggtattgcttaactaagtggtcgatgtttttctggcctatgttggactctacattctctacgaaagtttcattagctttggtcatttttagatgaatggagaacgaatgacctttaaatgacgatcggaatatgacggagttgatcggaattgataggatttgaaggcgagagcgtatttgggaagcttgacaccggaaaagtgaaaatgtgtgtgatttggggctatttataggcaagattgggggagcgtgggttggaatggtgttatcgtggccatacacgtgtaatgcaatcgacgggtagaatttgctgatcgcgcgtggtgtcagttaagaatgattacaaacacgcgcgtggttcgcacgcgcctgcggcattgttactttatgtcttgtcagccgaatgggcttctgcgattgtgacaggcatcgaggcgcacgcgaggacattaaatgctcgtcgtccttttgttttctctttttcgcttaatagtttgatatcatatgacttgcgtcatataacatcaaactggggggacttaatgataccgcagcccgcatgcgcatgtaacatacacacgggcatgcgctaCGGTACGCatgcggggtgctctcatgcggcatgcggcatgcggatccgtatctggtcctttacggcggttgagcaaatatcttttccataattatatccgtgattcgggggagatggttatggaaacgattatcactatcctatgacggttctagaattagggtttgcctataaatgcaaaccctaatcgtcgttagcaacataccacgttacgtagccatcttctaccacacatcctacgtaacttacatcctctatcatcttctaaaggttaacaggtgagttctttattaactggtacctacaaccttgcttggggccttctgatcgacggacgtcatcgaaggtggacttaatcacttggccaccccgccgacatcatcatgtcggccagggttattcacggtagccggaccggagagccacgttctaagatccttaaacccctcctttacgttgagcaagcatgttaagacccctcggttaaaatatgcatgatcacctAGTTTGTTCTATTTGTTTGTGGAGGTGTTATCAGTGTTTCTTTGGCTTTGTTTCGTGTTTTGTATGCTTCTTGGTTCTCTTTCATCATTTGATGAAAATTTTctttttttaaaagaaaataaaatttaaaaaaaattcaactCACGCAACTCGAGTTTACAAACTATACACAAATGAATATCATGACTCCAACTTGAACAACTAGTTTATCTTGAAATAGTCATAATATTAAGGATTTCGTTAACGACGGTCTTTAGGGTTGTCGTTAACACGTATCAAGTTCTTGTACAATCTATAAACTTTCATCATGAAAGTGATATGAACTGTCGTGTACAATAATTTATTGTATACTAACGACAACACTAAGTGCTATCATTAGCAAAATCctaatattaaatatgatacacGCAATTCATATCACTTGGAGGCTAAAATAGGCTATGTTCGAATAGTTTAATCATATTAGATAcacataattatattatatattgacTCACTGAGTGAAGAAAACGATCCGTGCATTGATATGATAAATGATTTTGCTTAATAACTTAAACATTGTTTCAATAGTAGAGGTAACTCGCATATTGCAGCGAAATGTCGTTGTACCAATACATTGTTTTTATATAGAACAAAGCAAGTTTTAGATACTCAAATAATAATTGTATATTTACATCAAAGgaatataatttttttaataatgtaTACAAACTCATTCtgttaaaaacaaataaataatctagtaaaaaaaaaaaaaaaaaaatctactccgtaatatatataaacacatgaTTGAACCTTCATCAATTTATTACCATAAAGAATCCATGTAGCCCACCATTTAATAGTAATGTCACTGTGATACTATTAGGTGAACTTCTGATACTATTAGGTGAACTACAATGTTTAAAATTGAAACGAGGACAAATAATCTCACCTCATTTGGTATATTGATGAATTTGGAAAAAATGGCCCGTGCTTTGAAATTAGCCTTCACAGTCTCGGATTGGACCTGAAGGCCCGCTATCTACTGTTTACAAATAGTGAAACCGATAATACACAAGTCTACTTTGGAATAACTTATAACTTATATTTATTACTTGCCACACATAATTCATGCCACTTACTAACATAATGTAAATAACTACCGTTCCACCCCACGTATTAAATAAAGTTCCATTTATGCATgtgtagaaaaatatataaaaaaatcattccTTTTCCCATACACTAAAGCCACTCAAACATTTGTTAGATCCAAAAACACCAAACTAAACATATTGCCAACCTTTCAAACAATCAAAGCTTTTTGATCCACCAAACTATGTACCTAATATTTTGATTTTACAACAAAGTCTTCCAATAAACTATTTCATTACAATATAGTCCAAACACATCATCATTCAAACTCTCTTTAATGATAAATATAAAACGGACTAAATTTTCTCTTTGAATAAGACAACTATGTGGCCTAACACGGTTATAATGTGACCTTTTACGACCCTTAAAAATATGCCCCTGGATCCGTACCCGCTTTCAGTCGGATGTCCGAATAAACCCGCCTGTTCCTCCATTTTACCACGTGATCTAGCGTTACATATTAAGATCAAAGCTATGTTCGTTTCCTGATGATGAACCACCTGGTGAATGGTTATAGTGTACTTCAGGATACGGTGCGGGTCGTACCATGGCCCGATCTTTTCTCTTAGCCAAAAACTTATGCAACGATGCTCTTCTCGCAATTGGCAAATCAGAATCCTTTCCTTGTAACTCTCCTTTAATCGAATCTTTCGATTTCGATGTTGTTGACGCCAATTTGATTTGATTATCAATTTTCTCCTTAGCTTCACCATTTCTGACCATTTGAATCAAATCTTTCGCTCTGTTTTCTGAAACATCATCTAAAACTATCACCTGTCCTCCGTAAAAAATAGTCATTTGCACGGTTTTCGCTTTCGTAACAGCTTTACTAGAACTAGCTTGAATTGTAGAATCATCTAACTCACATGATGAATCTAAGATGATATATTCAGGAGCAATTTCAACCGATTTCTTCGCTTTTTTACCCGAATTTTTCGTGTTGCTCAACAAGTCAGTCGTTGTAGCTTTCTGATGAGGAGATTTCAGTACATCTGTATCAAATCGATTATATTTTTAGGCCCTAGGCGAAAATAAAAATGGGatcatatatacattaaatttttaTTACTAAACgtataaaaaaataatactccaatttatttatttatttacttacattattttttaactattttaactttaattgaccATTTTTATATTGaaaaaaatatttacatattcaaaattttggTATTTCTAAATTATTTTGGACAGTCCCGTGTTCGAAGACACCTATTCATACTGTATTAATTAATTTTCAGTGATTTAcagatctaaaaaaaaaaaaaaaaaaatagagataTATCATATACCTGTATTAGGTTTAGGATCAAATTTGGCATTGATACCGACACTAATATCGTGGAGATTGCGTGTTTCTTTAAGATATAAGCTTAATCGGTTAACAAATTTTGACATACCGTCACCGGTGCCGGAAAAGTGATGTTTACTCGCCGACATGTGCAATACAGGTGCGTGCTGGAACAGTAGTTTTAGTTGATGAAGGAAATTGAGTCATGAAAAGAGGCAAAGGATTAGATGGTTTTTATATCAATTGTTAGGTTGATGTTCATTGCGAGTACAACTGTCTGTCTTAGTGGGGTAACCTCTCATTTTAAGTTAATATCCAAATTATACAGTACCAACATTTGAATCTTCTCGTGTATATATTAAGCACGTGTTAATTGATTTTTGGGAATAAAGTGTAGCATAAGTTGGTTAGATTTTCTATAAAAGCACTCATTAGACCAGTCGTCCTTTTTAGAGGAATTTAGGGCAATGTTCGGCTCACAAGCCATTTGTATAGGTGACAAGTGTTTCTTGtactttttgtatttttttataactaaGACATATTTTTTTAGAATGGAATAATGGTGGTGTTGGTTTTTCGTGTTAATTAGGAGTATTGTGataatgtgttaaaatataattcggTTAAGTATTAAAAtgagataaaaataatatttttaaataaataaaaaaaaagaaacataCGTTTCTTTTTAGGTTGGAATCAAACACAAGCCTAAGAAACGCCTTAAAGAAACAAACGAATACTTCATTTTGTGGCGTTTCTTTGCCTCCACATCACCATTGGCGTTTCATTGTACGGATACAAGTAGTCTTAtaggaacttaaacttatattttttcataagtaccagctttaagctttgtttggtagaaaAATATTTTAAAGCTTATGAAAAAACAAGCTTTGAAAAAATAAGATAGTTGAAGTAGCTTATGAAAATAAGCTAGAAAGTTTATGAAtgtaaatatttatcatttattttttgTCTTTTATATCATTTTACATACATAAGCTCCAACaactttaccaaacacttataaaacatAAGCTCTAGCTTCTAGcgtaaaaaataagctccagctttcAGCTTCATCTTCTAGCTTCAGCTACAAGCTGCAGCTCCAGCTgcaagctagtttcatccaaacatacCCTTAGATGAATTGTAAATGAGATAGTTGTGACTTTTTTTTacgaaaaataacaataatataaattaATGAATTCGAATATTAATATGGTACAAAATCGATATAACaaaataccctaaaccctaaactctaagccgttcgtattaaaaactcattctaaaccctaaatctaaaacctaaaccctaattactaaaccctaaaccctgttTTTCATTAATTAAAAGTCATTTTTTCTCTTTTTTCTTTGTTAACATACATCTGGTGCTTCAGCAACTAACATGCAGCAGATGTATGTTAAcgagttttttttaatttttttttctgaatCTACACAATAAAAATAGATaccagcattttttttttttagatcggAGCTGTAGAATTAATGAtataaaatcacaaaatcacttatgCCCTTATCTCAAAAATGTTGTTTAGCGCTAGATccttcccatatatatatatatatatatatatatatatatatatatatatatatatatatatatatatatatatatatatatacggtttttTGACAAACCTTTTTCGTATTAATAAATTTTAGTGGTATCTTTTTATCAGTATTAACGTGTATATGGGTCTATTCTTTATTTTTGCTCAGAACCTTCTAAATTGTTGAGACGACCCTGATAACATATAACAGATACTAACCTTAGTTAACACCGGAAAAATACGGGAAAATCAACAAACAAGCAAATAAAACTAAGTCTAACCACTAACACTCTAACAtagtggaactaaaattacaatgcAAGCTAAACAAACAACTATGGTTACATCCAAAGGAACACGAAGAACCGACACATGACCATTCCGATGAACACAACAAAACTTCGCGAGAACACCAATATGCGATGTATAGTATCGGAAACGAAGGGCGCCATAAACTCCAGAAGCCGATGCGTACGAGATCCCCAAAAACAAAGCAACGATAACACCCGAATTAAAATCAAATCTCCAACAAAGAGATCGTCTCATGGTTTAACCCGATAGACGAGAatggagaagaaggagaccaaaaaAATACCTGGGTTGCGAGCCCATAGACTGACAACCAGCAGGTTGACCTGGTGTCCAAACCAGAACCGAATGCAAGTCAGAACCACACTGAAAGAACGTCAGTGATTCTTGCTGAAAAACAACCGCACCATCTGCGGTGACCCGAAAAATTGAATAAATCATAGACCATCACCCCTCAAAGGCACATGATTATTAACCCATGAAAGCATAACTACATTTACCTAAAACTCCAGCGATAACATCAAAAAGGCGTAATCACCAAGAAAATTCTAACAAGAAGGAAGAAACCAGAGAATCTGTCGTGGAGAGCAACTAGAGGAAAAGTTGAAATGGCCAAACCAAGTGACCCGCCGGACCTCCTAAAAGGTGTCGGGGTAGAAGGAAAGGAAAGACGACGGTTAAAGGAGCATAACGAGTTGGCTAGAGAAGCCGGGTGGGAAATGGGAAGAAGGCCGAAGTATTTGAAATTTAAAATGAAGGGGTGTGTGTATAGAGGTTAGAGGGTTTACTTTTATGGAGAGAGAAACTTTTGTAGATAGAATTATTTGTATTTAGGTATTACTAATTTTCATGGTTTTTGATGTCggttaaaaagtcacatttttaccctgaTATTAACCTCATTTATGATAGGGTAATTGACTATTATCTAAATAAGAATTTATtttcttcatttggtagattatgtcattacgaatgctacatttcaagaatcactaaaaacggatgaaaaacgaggaaaaacgagcaaaaccggctaagacaatTCACTCGCGCttaaattaattattttataagttttGTAAAATATTATGTAGTTGATCCTATATTGTAGGGTACTTAATAATGCACGCGTGAGCGCAAGAATCACTTAAACTTGACAAGAAATTAAGAagttagagcgaaaacggtgaaaccaAGAAAACTAAGCCAAACGGCCATGACACACGACCTGCCATGGACATACAACCTGCCAAGATCAAGCCTGCACAACCTGGGCACTTGGCCTGCCAGTGTACACGGCCTTCCATTGCCTCCCACACGGCTTGACAGGTTCTGCATAATTACAAAATGCCATCAACATTTCCTATAAATGGAGGGCTTATGATTCAACTTCAATCATCAACCATTTCAACTCCAGTTACCATCAAACTTTTACACACACTTCTTATCTTTCTCTAGAGTATCTCTCTCTCTTTACTTTCGCTCTCTAGATTAGAGAGAGAAAATTATGGATTTATGTAATAGTTCGGTGTAGAAGATAGTTTAACAATGTAACACTTTGGATCTTTTGAAGAAATACAAGTATTATTCGACACACATTATTTATCAGTAATAtccatcctttcttttattaatttgtcATAATGTGTTTTGTTTGATGTTTGTgacttattaatattataaatgcgTATTGCCATCATGtgcgagtaattgcttgattgtttgtcatgatttaataatgttagttaggggtaGTTATCATTTTGTATTCACTTCTTTTCTATGATTTTAAACCTCGTTataatcgtccttccaccaataaacgtgattaaaacctttataAAGTCGACAACTATATAGGTAATTAATTATTTGTGTTTATACATTGTTCAATGTATGAACTCATCGAAAATACTACAAAGTACATGGAGAATTATCGTCAGACCAAATCaaaacattggtcaagagtataagactcgcaAAAATACTGTCAACAGTAGAGTACAATGTTGATGTACTGTAGgaacacttgagcatggtcaaggttaaaagctatggaaccactataagtgtagtacatTATGGAAACTCTATATGAGAAGTACATTCTAAGAAACACTGAGAGTGAAGTATATGGTGAATAACTAAggaatttattgggtagatttgaataagggctggtttaagtcataaatggtgaTTCAACGCACTTCAATACAAATTTAGTTTATAAACCTTAAAGGATGACGGAGaaccatcagaggttctaatttgtctatacACCTTTAGAATTTACCAAAACCATTGACAGGAAGTAATTCGGATAATCATAACCATTCACttaggtgatacactaaggtgttaagtaaAGGttagatattatatgtatattactatgctactttattcgtgcgcctaatgtatgcattgcatccaagatgggatgCTTATAtcatgtaagtaactagagggggagtgaatagttacttaatatgtttttaaaactttttcgattgatcactaaacttgattaactatgatcagccaattcaactcaaacttgatgtgtgtagtgtttatgttcaaaatgataagtaaagtaatgtaaagaacatatacacaaagatttatagtggttcaggtgtatattaactaatccaccttaatccactccccgattacactaatcgggatttcttgcttcactaagcacttttctccaaacccgg from Rutidosis leptorrhynchoides isolate AG116_Rl617_1_P2 chromosome 9, CSIRO_AGI_Rlap_v1, whole genome shotgun sequence harbors:
- the LOC139866623 gene encoding uncharacterized protein yields the protein MRMKKVLTAEEIAGISFRKQDVDKQLEQAAASEHVEESPAESGNKRKAAGTSEAQKKKKKTPKQLEDMRNDNFVAIEPRSADLPPPINEHVEETQPTTPRVNPELQATATSKDKAISVESESTLPPPQGSFRVANLRQLCQSSAENAAEQSAFLQQIFPAEFREQLAALPFNQALNAFIQNGLVFFGMFADQARRSSSLYDVALRKEVELGLLQAGVDQAKKDRDAAEEARKGGN
- the LOC139867014 gene encoding protein TIFY 10A-like: MSASKHHFSGTGDGMSKFVNRLSLYLKETRNLHDISVGINAKFDPKPNTDVLKSPHQKATTTDLLSNTKNSGKKAKKSVEIAPEYIILDSSCELDDSTIQASSSKAVTKAKTVQMTIFYGGQVIVLDDVSENRAKDLIQMVRNGEAKEKIDNQIKLASTTSKSKDSIKGELQGKDSDLPIARRASLHKFLAKRKDRAMVRPAPYPEVHYNHSPGGSSSGNEHSFDLNM